From a region of the Oscillatoria salina IIICB1 genome:
- a CDS encoding (2Fe-2S) ferredoxin domain-containing protein has product MSDSQSQQSHSENVKISQTPPETDPLAIEIQNLALDRIQKHIFLCADQTKPKCCAKKVSIEAWDYLKRRLKELELDRPTASRPNCIFRTKANCLRVCTQGPIMVVYPDGVWYRNATPEVIERIIQEHLINQQIVTEYAFLINPLPKLASEIQAERETMTGKTENLLENEQMMGQTSPQEVNT; this is encoded by the coding sequence ATGAGCGATAGTCAATCCCAGCAGTCTCATTCCGAAAACGTCAAAATTAGCCAAACACCACCAGAAACAGATCCTCTAGCCATTGAAATCCAAAATTTGGCACTGGATCGCATTCAAAAGCACATTTTTCTCTGTGCTGACCAAACGAAGCCGAAATGTTGCGCGAAAAAAGTTAGTATAGAAGCCTGGGACTATCTCAAAAGAAGATTAAAGGAACTTGAACTGGATCGTCCGACAGCAAGTCGTCCAAACTGTATTTTCCGCACTAAAGCTAACTGCTTGCGCGTTTGTACCCAAGGTCCAATTATGGTTGTCTATCCAGATGGTGTTTGGTATCGCAACGCTACTCCCGAAGTAATCGAAAGAATTATTCAGGAGCATTTAATTAATCAGCAAATAGTTACAGAATATGCCTTCCTTATCAATCCATTACCAAAATTAGCTTCTGAAATTCAAGCAGAAAGGGAAACCATGACAGGTAAGACAGAAAATTTACTAGAAAATGAGCAAATGATGGGACAAACTAGCCCACAAGAGGTTAACACTTAA
- a CDS encoding response regulator transcription factor, protein MKENAQKDYKKLLLIDDDPNLILLVKDYLEFRGYEVITAENGREALDVLDREIPHLIICDVMMPEMDGYALVEHIRQDPRTSWIPVLFLSAKGQSADRVKGLNTGADVYMVKPFEPEELVAQVESSLKQANRLMHYTNRSSDAGSRIQVPENVELTPTESKVVQLVAQGMANREIAEQLNVSQRTIESHVSNMLNKTNLHNRTELARWAIESNMA, encoded by the coding sequence ATGAAGGAAAACGCTCAAAAAGACTACAAAAAACTACTATTAATCGATGACGATCCCAACCTTATCCTGCTGGTCAAGGACTATCTAGAGTTTCGAGGCTATGAAGTTATTACTGCTGAAAATGGTCGGGAAGCACTGGATGTGTTGGACCGCGAAATTCCTCATCTAATAATTTGCGATGTGATGATGCCAGAAATGGACGGCTACGCTTTGGTCGAACACATTCGTCAAGATCCTCGTACTAGTTGGATTCCGGTATTGTTTCTCTCGGCTAAAGGTCAAAGTGCTGACCGGGTAAAGGGTTTGAATACTGGTGCTGATGTGTATATGGTGAAACCCTTTGAACCTGAAGAGTTAGTAGCACAGGTAGAATCTTCGCTGAAGCAGGCGAATCGCTTGATGCACTATACGAATAGAAGCTCTGATGCTGGTTCGAGAATTCAAGTTCCGGAAAATGTGGAGTTAACTCCAACTGAATCAAAAGTGGTTCAGTTGGTAGCACAGGGTATGGCAAATCGTGAAATTGCCGAACAGCTTAATGTCTCTCAACGGACAATCGAAAGTCATGTCTCTAATATGCTCAACAAAACTAATCTACATAATCGGACTGAGTTAGCTCGTTGGGCGATTGAAAGTAATATGGCTTAA
- the ispG gene encoding (E)-4-hydroxy-3-methylbut-2-enyl-diphosphate synthase encodes MQKASRAIFSAYTVNNRRTTRPVKVGDVTIGGGYPVVVQSMINEDTLDIDGSVAAIRRLHEIGCEIVRVTVPSMAHAKALAKIKEKLNQTYRPVPLVADVHHNGMKIALEVAKHVDKVRINPGLYVFEKPKSVPQGRQSHRDEYTQAEFEEIGAKIRETLEPLVISLRDQNKAMRIGVNHGSLAERMLFTYGDTPEGMVESALEFIRICESLDYRNLVISLKASRVPVMLAAYRLMVKRMDELGMDYPLHLGVTEAGDGEYGRIKSTAGIGTLLAEGIGDTIRVSLTEAPEKEIPVCYSILQALGLRKTMVEYVACPSCGRTLFNLEDVLHQVREATKHLSGLDIAVMGCIVNGPGEMADADYGYVGKQPGYISLYRGREEIKKVPEDRGVEELINLIKADGRWVDP; translated from the coding sequence ATGCAGAAAGCAAGCAGGGCAATATTTTCAGCTTATACAGTCAATAATAGGCGCACAACCCGTCCGGTAAAAGTTGGCGATGTCACTATCGGTGGTGGTTATCCGGTCGTAGTGCAGTCGATGATTAATGAAGATACCTTAGATATCGATGGCTCAGTAGCAGCAATTCGTCGTTTACACGAAATTGGCTGCGAAATCGTGCGCGTAACAGTGCCTAGTATGGCTCATGCTAAGGCTTTAGCAAAAATTAAGGAGAAATTAAACCAAACTTATCGACCAGTGCCGTTAGTGGCGGATGTGCATCATAATGGCATGAAAATTGCCTTAGAAGTTGCCAAGCACGTTGATAAAGTCAGAATTAATCCTGGATTATACGTTTTTGAGAAGCCGAAAAGCGTACCGCAAGGTCGGCAAAGCCATCGCGACGAATATACTCAAGCGGAATTTGAGGAAATCGGGGCGAAAATTCGCGAAACTCTCGAACCCCTGGTAATCTCTCTCCGCGACCAAAATAAAGCGATGCGTATTGGTGTTAATCACGGTTCCCTCGCCGAAAGAATGCTCTTTACTTATGGGGATACTCCCGAAGGCATGGTAGAATCGGCGCTGGAATTTATCCGCATTTGCGAATCTCTTGACTACCGTAATTTGGTAATTTCGCTGAAAGCTTCGCGAGTCCCGGTGATGTTAGCTGCTTACCGTTTGATGGTTAAGCGAATGGATGAGTTAGGAATGGATTATCCTTTGCATCTGGGTGTTACTGAGGCTGGAGATGGCGAATATGGACGAATTAAGTCTACTGCGGGAATTGGTACTCTCTTAGCAGAAGGTATCGGCGATACAATTCGGGTATCTTTAACCGAAGCACCAGAAAAAGAAATTCCGGTTTGTTATAGCATTCTCCAAGCTTTGGGATTGCGGAAAACAATGGTGGAATATGTAGCTTGTCCTAGTTGCGGTCGTACTTTGTTTAATTTAGAAGATGTACTGCATCAAGTTCGCGAAGCTACGAAACACCTTTCTGGTTTAGATATTGCTGTCATGGGTTGTATTGTCAACGGACCTGGAGAAATGGCAGATGCCGATTATGGTTATGTTGGTAAGCAACCGGGTTATATTTCTCTATATCGCGGTCGTGAAGAAATTAAGAAAGTACCGGAAGATCGAGGGGTGGAAGAGTTGATTAATTTAATTAAAGCTGATGGTCGTTGGGTTGACCCCTAA
- a CDS encoding glycerol-3-phosphate acyltransferase: MTIAQVWGSLLIFLVCPLLGGLPSIDWISYAIAGTPLSRMGTGNVSVSAAFYHCGKLVGVLAVLSEAFKGIAAVLLARAFFPSDPVWELIALIALVVGRYWMGKGAGTTNVVWGIIVHDPIAAGLIFLTGGVSFTIFRERKAGRIGILVLLVVILALRHPHEPDRIIAAIALACMLAWIYSKIPDDLDLRANEAKAESQKMFRFFRGDKALISLDNQLDSAKVGQKAATLSQLKRWGCTIPEGWVLPAGDDPQPLIEFLEPTSEQPLVVRSSAIGEDSYSASAAGQYTTVLNVSDRGELRDAILRTQASYHQRSAVQYRRSRQQKDTSMAVLIQKQIRGVFSGVAFSRDPVDNLNNSVVIEALPGEATQVVSGQVTPQQYRVYLPQTVDEESRIEGEGDLNSVQISAKSLLEDIAYLVRDLEDYYHGIPQDIEWTYDGEKLWLLQARPITTLQPIWTRKIAAEVIPGLIRPLTWSINRPLTCGVWGEIFTLVLGKRARGLNFDDTATLHYHRAYFNATLLGKIFRRMGLPEESLEFLTRGAKFSKPPLLSTIRNIPGLRRLLAREWNLVKDFERDYQKLFAPTLNDLDREMPSAMSEEYLLERIEKILAVLQRATYYSILAPLSLAIRQAIWQVPETELDNSQTPEVASMRSLARLAADTRNLIPIEQLTSDSCPSVFAAIAEMPDGENVLEQFQQWLDRYGYLSDVATDIAIPRWKENPRPVREIFAQCLLNEQRRSQLEQDRDLPDSPALTTSFVQKRLNLKGSSGEVYSQLLAHLRWSFVALEKMWLEANLLTTEGDIFFLKISEIRRLILDADPQLTQRLSEIITNRKNLFTEDKKLTNIPYVIYGNPPARNIMLAASQNPSQQRLQGIAASPGIAEGRVKILRNLQEIGNINETTILVVPYTDSGWSPVLASAGGLIAEVGGRLSHGAIVAREYGIPAIMDVHNATNLLQNNQRVRIDGQAGIVEILTD; encoded by the coding sequence ATGACGATCGCGCAAGTTTGGGGTTCTCTATTAATTTTCTTGGTTTGTCCGCTTTTGGGGGGGCTACCTTCGATCGATTGGATTAGTTATGCGATCGCAGGAACTCCTCTAAGTCGTATGGGTACGGGTAATGTTTCTGTCTCGGCAGCTTTTTACCATTGCGGTAAACTGGTGGGAGTTTTGGCGGTGCTGTCGGAGGCTTTTAAAGGAATTGCGGCGGTTTTGTTAGCCCGTGCATTTTTTCCTAGCGATCCGGTTTGGGAGTTAATTGCTTTAATTGCTTTAGTTGTCGGACGCTATTGGATGGGAAAAGGTGCGGGAACTACTAATGTAGTTTGGGGTATCATTGTTCACGATCCGATCGCGGCTGGTTTGATTTTCCTGACTGGGGGAGTTAGTTTTACAATTTTTCGCGAGCGAAAAGCGGGACGGATTGGGATTTTAGTGCTATTAGTAGTTATTTTGGCACTGAGACATCCTCACGAACCAGACCGAATTATTGCGGCGATCGCCCTTGCTTGTATGTTGGCTTGGATTTATTCTAAAATCCCTGATGACCTCGATCTGCGCGCAAATGAAGCCAAAGCGGAGTCTCAAAAAATGTTTCGTTTCTTCCGAGGGGATAAAGCCTTGATTTCTCTGGATAATCAACTCGATTCGGCTAAAGTTGGACAAAAGGCGGCTACTTTGTCCCAATTAAAACGCTGGGGTTGTACGATTCCGGAGGGCTGGGTATTACCTGCGGGAGACGATCCGCAACCGTTGATTGAATTTCTCGAACCTACATCAGAACAGCCTTTGGTAGTTCGTTCTTCGGCGATCGGTGAAGATTCTTACTCGGCTTCGGCTGCTGGACAGTATACCACTGTTTTAAACGTTAGCGATCGCGGAGAACTTCGAGATGCAATTCTGCGCACTCAAGCTTCTTATCATCAACGTAGTGCTGTACAATATCGGCGATCGCGCCAGCAAAAAGATACTTCAATGGCGGTATTAATCCAAAAACAAATTCGAGGCGTTTTTTCTGGTGTTGCTTTTAGTCGCGATCCGGTTGACAATCTTAATAATTCTGTCGTAATTGAAGCTTTACCGGGAGAAGCTACTCAAGTTGTTTCGGGACAGGTAACACCTCAACAATATCGAGTTTATCTTCCCCAAACTGTCGATGAAGAGTCTCGTATTGAAGGGGAAGGAGATTTAAACTCTGTACAAATATCGGCAAAGTCTTTACTTGAAGATATAGCTTATCTCGTTCGAGATTTAGAAGATTATTATCACGGTATTCCCCAAGATATTGAATGGACTTACGACGGTGAAAAGTTATGGTTATTGCAAGCTCGACCGATTACTACTTTACAACCAATTTGGACGCGCAAAATTGCGGCTGAGGTAATTCCTGGTTTAATTCGTCCTCTTACTTGGTCGATTAATCGTCCTCTTACTTGTGGTGTTTGGGGCGAAATTTTTACTTTGGTTTTGGGAAAACGGGCTAGAGGTTTAAATTTCGATGATACTGCTACTTTACATTACCATCGAGCTTATTTTAATGCTACGCTCCTCGGTAAAATTTTCCGCCGCATGGGACTACCGGAAGAAAGTTTGGAATTTTTGACTAGAGGTGCGAAATTTAGTAAACCACCTTTACTTTCGACAATTAGAAATATTCCTGGTTTAAGGCGTTTATTGGCTAGAGAATGGAATTTAGTCAAAGATTTTGAGCGAGATTACCAGAAGTTATTTGCTCCTACTTTAAACGATTTAGACCGAGAAATGCCTTCAGCGATGTCTGAGGAATATTTACTCGAAAGAATTGAAAAGATTTTAGCTGTTTTGCAACGAGCTACTTACTATAGTATTCTTGCTCCTTTAAGTTTGGCAATTCGACAAGCAATTTGGCAAGTTCCGGAAACAGAATTAGATAATTCTCAAACTCCAGAAGTAGCCTCAATGCGATCGCTAGCGCGTTTAGCTGCTGATACTCGTAATTTAATCCCCATCGAACAATTAACCTCAGATAGTTGTCCCTCTGTGTTTGCGGCGATCGCGGAAATGCCCGATGGCGAAAATGTGTTAGAACAGTTTCAACAATGGCTCGATCGCTATGGCTATCTTAGTGATGTTGCTACCGATATTGCCATCCCTCGTTGGAAAGAAAATCCTCGTCCAGTACGAGAAATTTTCGCACAATGTCTGCTGAATGAACAACGGCGATCGCAACTCGAACAAGATCGAGATTTACCAGATTCTCCCGCTTTAACCACCAGTTTTGTCCAAAAACGTCTTAATCTTAAAGGTAGTTCCGGTGAAGTTTATTCACAACTTTTAGCTCATCTACGTTGGAGTTTTGTCGCTTTAGAAAAAATGTGGTTAGAAGCCAATTTATTAACTACTGAAGGAGATATCTTTTTCCTGAAAATATCCGAAATTCGCCGCTTAATTTTAGACGCAGATCCCCAATTAACCCAACGCTTATCGGAGATAATTACTAATAGAAAAAATCTCTTCACAGAAGACAAAAAATTAACTAATATTCCCTACGTTATTTATGGAAATCCACCTGCAAGAAACATCATGCTTGCTGCTTCCCAAAATCCTTCTCAACAACGCTTACAAGGTATCGCTGCTAGTCCCGGAATAGCTGAAGGTAGAGTCAAAATCTTGCGTAACCTGCAAGAAATAGGAAATATTAACGAAACAACAATTTTAGTAGTTCCTTATACAGACTCCGGATGGTCGCCCGTGCTAGCAAGTGCAGGTGGTTTAATTGCCGAAGTTGGTGGTAGACTATCTCATGGCGCGATCGTTGCCAGAGAATATGGTATTCCCGCAATTATGGACGTTCATAATGCTACCAATTTATTACAAAATAATCAGCGAGTGCGTATTGACGGACAAGCAGGAATTGTCGAAATTTTAACTGATTGA
- a CDS encoding ankyrin repeat domain-containing protein yields MFNAKDFKTYWKECLFALYILIGVFRVHSEEDLFWFGLTILVIHLILSELKSARGIHKAVLNENVEAIIKYLDNGTDIDLEDNQGATPLMLTVQHNFLNLAELLINRGANVNYNLEDKDKVSPLYTAVIRKHNEIANLLLARGAVFDPHSATFFGKIEVIQDYLEQGGNVNLLGYRDVTLLQMAAWNNQLEIAQLLIDSGAEVNDQDKYGRTPLHFAASNSDADKLVEFLIERGAELNVVARGNLIFDGDGKTRHGTPLHIAVGYNCLNIAEILINQGADVNARCNDLGGDTPLHDAVSGRIARFDVVELLIANGADVNAYEKFQGKTPLHEVAYWGHIDIAELLIVNGAKVNSRDFSGYTPLSSAETGRHNDMYCFLVRCGGKL; encoded by the coding sequence ATGTTTAATGCTAAAGATTTTAAAACTTATTGGAAAGAGTGTTTATTTGCTTTATACATTCTCATCGGAGTATTTAGAGTCCATTCGGAAGAAGATTTATTCTGGTTTGGACTTACTATTCTTGTAATCCATTTAATTCTCAGCGAACTTAAATCTGCTAGGGGAATACATAAAGCAGTCTTAAATGAAAATGTTGAGGCGATTATCAAATATCTAGATAACGGAACAGATATCGACTTAGAAGATAATCAAGGGGCAACTCCTTTAATGTTAACCGTGCAGCATAATTTTCTCAATCTGGCTGAACTACTTATCAACCGAGGAGCTAATGTTAATTACAACCTTGAAGACAAAGACAAAGTTTCCCCATTGTATACAGCAGTCATTCGCAAACATAACGAAATCGCCAATCTTCTACTTGCTCGTGGTGCAGTTTTCGATCCACACTCGGCTACTTTTTTCGGAAAAATTGAGGTAATTCAAGATTATTTAGAACAAGGTGGAAATGTTAATTTACTTGGCTATAGAGACGTAACGCTCTTGCAGATGGCAGCCTGGAACAATCAATTAGAAATAGCACAATTATTAATAGATAGTGGTGCTGAGGTAAATGATCAGGATAAATATGGTAGAACTCCCTTACATTTTGCTGCTTCTAATTCCGATGCAGATAAGTTAGTTGAATTCTTAATTGAACGTGGTGCAGAGTTGAATGTAGTAGCTAGAGGTAATCTGATTTTTGATGGAGACGGTAAAACTCGACATGGAACACCATTGCATATAGCGGTTGGCTATAACTGTTTGAATATAGCAGAAATACTAATTAATCAAGGAGCAGATGTTAATGCTCGTTGTAACGATCTTGGTGGCGATACCCCGTTACACGATGCGGTATCAGGAAGAATAGCTAGATTCGATGTTGTTGAACTTTTAATTGCTAATGGGGCAGATGTCAATGCTTATGAGAAATTCCAAGGTAAAACTCCACTACATGAAGTTGCCTATTGGGGACATATAGATATAGCAGAGTTGTTAATTGTTAATGGTGCAAAAGTCAACTCTAGAGATTTTTCTGGTTATACTCCTCTTTCCTCTGCTGAGACTGGTAGACATAATGATATGTATTGTTTCTTAGTACGTTGTGGTGGGAAATTATAA